In Fusobacterium massiliense, a single window of DNA contains:
- a CDS encoding 2-hydroxyacid dehydrogenase yields the protein MKVLFYGVRDVEVPLFHELNKKFGYEIELIPDYLNSKETAEKAKGFECVVLRGNCFATKEVLDMYKSYGVKYLFTRTVGTNHIDVKYAKEIGLKLAYVPFYSPNAIAELAVSLAMSLLRSLPYTAEKFKNRDFTVDAQMFSKEIRNCTVGVVGLGRIGFTAAKLFKGLGANVLGYDMFPKTGVEDIVTQVSMDELIANSDIITLHAPFIKENGKIVTKEFLAKMKKGSILVNTARGELMDLTAVIEALESGHLAGAGIDTIEGEVNYFFKNFSDKEAKFKLDFPEFNRLLDLYPRVLVTPHVGSYTDEAASNMIETSFDNLKEYLDTGACKNDIK from the coding sequence ATGAAAGTTTTATTTTATGGTGTAAGAGATGTAGAAGTTCCTTTATTTCATGAATTAAACAAAAAATTTGGTTATGAAATAGAATTAATTCCAGACTACTTAAACAGTAAAGAAACTGCAGAAAAAGCAAAAGGATTTGAATGTGTTGTTTTACGTGGAAACTGTTTTGCAACTAAAGAAGTTTTAGATATGTATAAAAGCTATGGAGTAAAGTATTTATTTACTAGAACTGTTGGAACTAACCATATCGATGTAAAATATGCAAAAGAAATTGGTTTAAAATTAGCATATGTTCCTTTCTATTCTCCTAATGCAATAGCTGAATTAGCTGTATCATTAGCAATGTCTTTATTAAGATCTTTACCTTACACTGCTGAAAAATTCAAAAATAGAGATTTTACAGTTGATGCTCAAATGTTCTCAAAAGAAATCAGAAACTGTACTGTTGGGGTTGTAGGACTTGGAAGAATAGGTTTTACAGCTGCTAAATTATTTAAAGGATTAGGAGCTAATGTTTTAGGATATGATATGTTCCCAAAAACTGGTGTTGAAGATATCGTTACTCAAGTTTCTATGGATGAATTAATAGCAAATAGTGATATCATAACATTACATGCACCATTTATAAAAGAAAACGGAAAAATAGTTACTAAAGAATTCTTAGCTAAAATGAAAAAAGGTTCTATATTAGTAAATACTGCAAGAGGAGAATTAATGGATTTAACTGCTGTTATAGAAGCTCTTGAAAGTGGTCACTTAGCTGGTGCTGGTATAGATACTATCGAAGGAGAAGTTAATTATTTCTTTAAAAACTTCTCAGATAAAGAAGCTAAATTCAAACTAGACTTCCCTGAATTTAACAGATTACTTGATTTATATCCAAGAGTTCTTGTAACTCCACACGTTGGTTCTTACACTGATGAAGCTGCATCAAATATGATAGAAACTTCTTTTGATAACTTAAAAGAATATTTAGATACTGGTGCTTGTAAAAACGATATAAAATAA
- a CDS encoding Glu/Leu/Phe/Val family dehydrogenase: MSKETLNPLESGQKQVKKACEALGLDPAVYELLKEPQRIIEITIPVKMDDGSIKTFKGYRSAHNDAVGPFKGGIRFHQNVNADEVKALSLWMSIKCQVTGIPYGGGKGGITVDPSELSQRELEQLSRGWVRGMWKYLGEKVDVPAPDVNTNGQIMAWMQDEYNKLTGEQTIGVFTGKPLTYGGSQGRNEATGFGVAVTMREAFKALGKDLKGATVAVQGFGNVGKYSVKNIMKLGGKVVAVAEFEKAKGAFAIYKESGFTFEELEAAKAAGSLTKVAGAKELTMDEFWALNVEAIAPCALENAIKEHEAELIKAGIICEGANGPITPEADEVLYKKGVVVTPDVLTNAGGVTVSYFEWVQNIYGYYWTEKEVEEKEERAMVDAFTPIWALKKEFDQKGQPISFRQATYMKSIKRIAEAMKVRGWF, from the coding sequence ATGAGTAAAGAAACTTTAAATCCACTAGAAAGCGGACAAAAACAAGTAAAGAAGGCATGTGAAGCTTTAGGACTAGATCCAGCTGTGTATGAATTATTAAAGGAACCTCAAAGAATAATTGAAATCACTATACCTGTAAAAATGGATGATGGTTCAATAAAAACATTTAAAGGATACAGATCAGCTCATAACGATGCAGTAGGACCTTTCAAAGGAGGAATCAGATTCCATCAAAACGTTAATGCTGATGAAGTAAAAGCTCTTTCTCTATGGATGAGTATTAAATGTCAAGTAACTGGAATCCCTTATGGAGGAGGAAAAGGTGGAATTACTGTAGATCCTTCTGAATTATCTCAAAGAGAATTAGAACAACTTTCAAGAGGTTGGGTAAGAGGAATGTGGAAATACTTAGGAGAAAAAGTTGACGTTCCTGCTCCAGATGTAAATACAAATGGACAAATAATGGCTTGGATGCAAGATGAATATAATAAATTAACTGGAGAACAAACTATAGGAGTTTTCACAGGAAAACCATTAACTTATGGTGGATCTCAAGGAAGAAATGAAGCAACTGGATTTGGTGTTGCAGTTACTATGAGAGAAGCATTTAAAGCATTAGGAAAAGACCTTAAAGGAGCAACAGTTGCTGTTCAAGGTTTTGGAAATGTTGGAAAATACTCTGTTAAAAATATAATGAAATTAGGTGGAAAAGTTGTAGCAGTTGCTGAATTTGAAAAAGCAAAAGGAGCATTTGCTATATATAAAGAATCAGGATTTACTTTTGAAGAATTAGAAGCTGCTAAAGCTGCTGGAAGTTTAACAAAAGTTGCTGGTGCAAAAGAATTAACTATGGATGAATTCTGGGCTTTAAACGTTGAAGCTATAGCTCCATGTGCACTAGAAAATGCTATTAAAGAACACGAAGCTGAATTAATAAAAGCTGGAATTATTTGTGAAGGAGCAAACGGACCAATAACTCCAGAAGCTGATGAAGTTCTTTATAAAAAAGGTGTAGTAGTTACTCCTGACGTTTTAACAAATGCTGGAGGAGTTACAGTATCTTACTTCGAATGGGTACAAAATATCTATGGATATTATTGGACAGAAAAAGAAGTTGAAGAAAAAGAAGAAAGAGCTATGGTAGATGCTTTCACACCTATTTGGGCATTAAAGAAAGAATTTGATCAAAAAGGACAACCTATTTCTTTCAGACAAGCTACTTATATGAAATCTATAAAGAGAATAGCAGAAGCTATGAAAGTTAGAGGATGGTTCTAA
- a CDS encoding TIGR01212 family radical SAM protein (This family includes YhcC from E. coli K-12, an uncharacterized radical SAM protein.) translates to MSEKINTINNYLKNKFGEKIYKVSLDGGFTCPNRDGKLSKGGCIFCGESGSGDFTSGRNKSIYNQIEDQIKLISKKYNGNKYIAYFQNFTNTYADVDYLRKIYEEALSHPDIVGLAIATRPDCLENDILELLSEINKKTFLWIELGLQTINDEVAHFFNRAYKTEIYQKSTEKLKKLNIKFVTHIIIGLPKEEKEDYFKTTMFAQKCGTWGIKLHLMYVEKGTGLESLYNSGKLKVNTKEEYIEKIVNILENISPDIIIHRMTGDGNRDTLIAPLWSLKKVDVLNSIQKLLKERNSYQGKMYKNAL, encoded by the coding sequence ATGTCGGAAAAAATAAATACGATAAATAACTATTTGAAAAATAAATTTGGAGAAAAAATATATAAAGTTTCTTTGGATGGAGGTTTCACTTGTCCTAATAGAGATGGTAAATTATCTAAAGGGGGCTGTATTTTTTGTGGTGAAAGTGGAAGTGGAGACTTTACTTCAGGGAGAAATAAAAGTATATATAATCAAATAGAAGACCAAATAAAATTGATTTCAAAAAAATATAATGGTAATAAATATATAGCATATTTTCAGAATTTTACAAACACTTATGCAGATGTTGATTATTTAAGAAAAATTTATGAAGAAGCTTTGTCACATCCTGATATAGTGGGTTTAGCAATAGCTACAAGACCGGATTGCTTAGAAAATGATATCTTGGAATTATTATCAGAAATTAATAAAAAAACTTTTTTATGGATTGAGTTAGGTTTACAAACTATAAATGATGAAGTTGCTCATTTTTTTAATAGAGCATACAAGACAGAAATTTATCAAAAAAGCACAGAAAAATTAAAAAAATTAAATATAAAATTTGTAACTCATATAATAATAGGATTACCTAAAGAAGAAAAAGAAGATTATTTTAAAACTACAATGTTTGCTCAAAAATGTGGAACTTGGGGGATAAAGTTACACCTTATGTATGTTGAAAAAGGAACGGGATTAGAAAGTTTGTATAACAGTGGGAAATTAAAAGTTAATACAAAAGAAGAATATATTGAAAAAATAGTAAATATATTAGAAAATATTTCTCCCGATATAATTATCCATAGAATGACAGGAGATGGAAATAGAGATACATTAATAGCTCCTTTGTGGAGTTTAAAAAAAGTAGATGTACTAAATTCGATACAAAAATTATTGAAAGAAAGAAATAGTTATCAAGGAAAAATGTATAAAAATGCTCTTTAA